Proteins from a genomic interval of Synechococcus sp. A15-28:
- the hemF gene encoding oxygen-dependent coproporphyrinogen oxidase, producing the protein MVRSLVRRLLGRPQGHGPALELPPEDSRARARAMVMGLQDEICAGLESLDGEGRFVEESWERPEGGGGRSRVMREGRVFEQGGVNFSEVQGQELPPSILKQRPEAKGHPWFATGTSMVLHPRNPYIPTVHLNYRYFEAGPVWWFGGGADLTPYYPFLEDARHFHRTHQAACDSVHPDLHKVFKPWCDEYFFLKHRGETRGVGGIFYDYQDSSGVLYKGQDPSGPAAGVSAQLGARPLGWEQLFALGQANGRAFLPSYAPIVEKRHPMAYGDRERQFQLYRRGRYVEFNLVWDRGTIFGLQTNGRTESILMSLPPLVRWEYGYTADAGSREALLTELFTKPQDWLGDASLEDRCRPHGAIN; encoded by the coding sequence ATGGTTCGCTCCCTGGTTCGACGCCTGCTTGGCCGCCCGCAGGGCCATGGACCTGCACTGGAGCTGCCACCCGAGGATTCACGGGCCCGCGCTCGGGCGATGGTGATGGGGTTGCAGGACGAGATCTGCGCTGGTCTCGAGTCTCTCGATGGGGAAGGGAGATTCGTTGAAGAAAGTTGGGAGCGGCCTGAGGGTGGTGGTGGCCGGTCCAGGGTGATGCGTGAGGGCCGGGTCTTCGAGCAGGGCGGCGTCAACTTCTCGGAAGTGCAGGGCCAGGAGCTGCCACCGTCGATCCTCAAGCAGCGCCCTGAGGCCAAGGGGCATCCCTGGTTCGCCACCGGCACCTCGATGGTGCTGCATCCGCGCAATCCATACATCCCCACGGTTCACCTCAACTACCGCTATTTCGAGGCCGGCCCGGTGTGGTGGTTCGGCGGTGGGGCTGATCTCACGCCCTACTACCCCTTTCTGGAGGATGCCCGCCACTTTCATCGCACCCATCAGGCGGCCTGCGATTCGGTGCATCCAGACCTGCACAAGGTGTTCAAGCCCTGGTGCGATGAGTACTTCTTCCTGAAGCACCGTGGAGAGACCCGGGGCGTCGGTGGAATCTTCTACGACTATCAGGATTCCAGCGGTGTGCTCTACAAGGGGCAGGACCCCTCAGGTCCAGCCGCCGGGGTGTCGGCACAGCTGGGGGCGCGCCCCCTGGGCTGGGAACAGCTGTTCGCCCTCGGTCAGGCCAACGGCCGGGCTTTCCTGCCGTCCTATGCGCCGATCGTGGAGAAGCGTCATCCCATGGCCTACGGCGATCGCGAGCGTCAGTTCCAGCTCTATCGCCGCGGCCGTTACGTGGAGTTCAACCTGGTCTGGGACCGAGGCACGATCTTCGGACTTCAGACCAACGGGCGCACCGAGTCGATCCTGATGTCACTGCCGCCCCTGGTGCGCTGGGAGTACGGCTACACGGCCGATGCGGGCTCCAGAGAGGCGTTGCTGACGGAGCTGTTCACCAAACCCCAGGACTGGTTGGGGGATGCATCCCTGGAGGATCGCTGCCGTCCCCACGGCGCCATCAACTGA
- a CDS encoding N-acetylmuramoyl-L-alanine amidase, whose product MPWHDCSHQQRLATHLGLGGLALTLLLCPATTAQQVQNVPEAQCTATGNPDPLLGPRTRMPGRWVGRGAVKPDLPIVVMAGHADSQGMASAGTPGFAVDKRRQAPMDPRMRDELYWNLQVQKAVVRLGQARGLNISAYTPPALTIRNDEDPRTNWSQAKKRSARGEYILEIHFDAYRPHGFGSGLIPAINRPLNAVDESLAQAFGRFPRLFRGGLGGPRRGIGILEIAMLEPPLEDKLRAPNTRPQTLNCIAERVVNALVQGVS is encoded by the coding sequence ATGCCCTGGCACGACTGCAGTCACCAGCAACGCCTCGCCACACATCTCGGCCTCGGGGGGCTGGCGTTGACGCTGTTGCTGTGCCCCGCCACGACAGCCCAACAGGTCCAGAACGTTCCAGAAGCGCAATGCACTGCCACCGGCAACCCTGATCCCCTTTTGGGACCTCGCACCCGCATGCCGGGTCGCTGGGTCGGGCGGGGTGCGGTCAAGCCCGATCTCCCCATCGTGGTGATGGCCGGCCATGCCGATTCCCAGGGCATGGCCAGTGCCGGAACTCCGGGTTTCGCCGTGGACAAGCGGCGTCAAGCGCCGATGGATCCCCGCATGCGGGACGAGCTGTACTGGAATCTGCAGGTGCAGAAGGCCGTGGTGCGGCTGGGGCAAGCCCGGGGGCTCAACATCAGCGCTTACACACCGCCGGCCCTCACCATCCGCAACGACGAGGACCCACGAACCAACTGGTCCCAGGCCAAGAAACGTTCAGCCCGCGGCGAGTACATCCTGGAAATCCACTTCGACGCCTACCGGCCCCACGGCTTCGGATCAGGCTTGATCCCGGCAATCAATCGACCTCTCAATGCCGTGGACGAGAGCCTTGCCCAGGCCTTCGGTCGGTTCCCCCGCCTCTTCCGGGGCGGCCTCGGCGGTCCCCGTCGTGGCATCGGCATTCTCGAGATCGCGATGCTGGAGCCGCCGCTGGAGGACAAGCTGCGTGCCCCCAACACCCGCCCTCAGACCCTGAACTGCATCGCCGAGCGGGTGGTGAACGCCCTGGTTCAGGGGGTCAGTTGA